In Flavobacteriales bacterium, the following proteins share a genomic window:
- a CDS encoding heme exporter protein CcmB: MFKEIQWLLAKEMKTEWRQRYATAGLLLYVLCTVFVCYLSFRFLDDATTWNALFWVLVLFGAVNAGARSFLQESPGLQLYYYVLVRPQAVILSKTIYNMVLLVLVSLANYVLMTILLGNPVEDKWAFLLILIPGSSGLAGVITLVSAIAARAGRNPALMAILSFPLLMPLLITLIKASHFALMGKPVGDYIGFSGVLVLLNMIIITLSYLLFPYLWKE, encoded by the coding sequence ATGTTTAAGGAGATCCAATGGTTGTTGGCCAAGGAAATGAAAACCGAATGGAGGCAGCGTTATGCCACCGCCGGACTCTTGCTTTATGTGCTGTGTACGGTGTTCGTTTGCTACTTGTCCTTCCGTTTCCTGGATGATGCCACCACGTGGAATGCATTGTTCTGGGTGCTGGTCCTGTTTGGTGCCGTGAACGCAGGTGCACGTAGCTTTCTGCAGGAAAGTCCGGGACTGCAGTTATACTACTATGTCCTTGTCAGACCTCAGGCTGTGATCCTTTCAAAGACGATATACAACATGGTACTGCTGGTGTTGGTTTCATTGGCAAACTATGTCCTGATGACCATATTATTGGGCAATCCGGTTGAAGACAAATGGGCTTTCCTGTTGATATTGATCCCGGGAAGCAGCGGACTGGCAGGGGTGATCACCCTGGTTTCCGCCATTGCCGCCAGAGCCGGAAGGAACCCTGCACTGATGGCGATCCTGAGCTTTCCGTTGCTGATGCCTTTACTCATCACCCTGATCAAGGCTTCCCATTTTGCATTGATGGGAAAACCGGTAGGCGATTACATTGGTTTTTCCGGGGTACTTGTGCTCCTGAACATGATCATCATCACCCTATCCTATCTCTTATTTCCTTACCTTTGGAAAGAGTAA